From Synoicihabitans lomoniglobus, the proteins below share one genomic window:
- a CDS encoding MFS transporter, with protein sequence MSRSGLLLLLIIYLGFISLGLPDGTFGVAWPEVYPELELPIGLAGAVAVLITLLSATTGFLSGRIIARFRTGPVVAVSCLLTGSALVLFSQAQGPWWLWLAAVPLGIGAGAVDAGLNGFVARHYSGRHMNWLHACWGVGATAGPLLMGFALRTDGGWRLGYGVLGSFQVGLAVIFVLTLPWWAAAPDRPAAGESRAGDTDVASGAAAPNWGANSWAGWLSPVLFAVIVAVETTAALWAGSILVVGRGFEPGVAAWCGAALFGAMTMGRILAGFVAERWGNRRLVALGLGGAMVGAVIFAMNPGPWFNVAALVVFGLGMAPLYPCLMHEVPRRFAADAAQTVIGRQSGAAYLGAAIMPTAAGALAANAIHVIPWLWVGGLALGMLGVRQLNKIT encoded by the coding sequence CGGGGTGGCGTGGCCGGAGGTGTATCCGGAGCTCGAATTGCCCATCGGCTTGGCGGGGGCGGTGGCGGTGCTCATCACGTTGCTGTCGGCGACGACGGGGTTCTTGAGTGGTCGCATCATCGCGCGGTTTCGCACTGGGCCGGTGGTGGCAGTGAGTTGTTTGCTCACGGGGTCGGCGTTGGTGCTGTTTTCGCAAGCTCAGGGGCCGTGGTGGTTGTGGTTGGCGGCGGTGCCGTTGGGAATCGGGGCGGGGGCGGTCGATGCTGGTCTGAATGGTTTTGTGGCCCGGCACTACAGCGGACGGCACATGAATTGGTTGCACGCCTGCTGGGGCGTCGGAGCCACGGCGGGGCCGCTGCTGATGGGGTTTGCGTTGCGCACGGACGGAGGGTGGCGGTTGGGTTACGGTGTATTGGGGAGTTTCCAAGTCGGGCTCGCGGTGATCTTTGTGCTGACCCTGCCGTGGTGGGCGGCGGCACCGGATCGGCCAGCCGCGGGGGAATCGAGAGCCGGTGATACGGACGTTGCTTCGGGAGCGGCGGCGCCGAACTGGGGGGCGAATTCATGGGCAGGCTGGCTCTCGCCGGTTTTGTTTGCCGTGATCGTGGCGGTCGAGACGACGGCCGCGTTGTGGGCGGGGTCGATCCTGGTGGTGGGGCGTGGGTTCGAACCGGGGGTCGCGGCGTGGTGTGGCGCGGCGTTGTTTGGGGCAATGACGATGGGCCGGATTCTGGCGGGGTTTGTGGCCGAGCGGTGGGGAAATCGGCGTCTGGTGGCGCTGGGGTTGGGGGGCGCCATGGTGGGCGCAGTGATCTTTGCGATGAATCCAGGACCGTGGTTCAACGTCGCGGCGCTGGTGGTGTTTGGTTTGGGCATGGCGCCGCTTTACCCGTGTCTCATGCATGAGGTGCCGCGGCGGTTTGCGGCGGATGCGGCCCAGACGGTCATAGGGCGTCAGTCGGGAGCGGCTTACTTGGGCGCGGCGATAATGCCGACGGCGGCGGGCGCCTTGGCGGCGAACGCGATCCACGTCATCCCGTGGTTGTGGGTGGGCGGACTCGCGCTGGGCATGCTTGGAGTCCGGCAGCTCAACAAGATCACGTAG